From a region of the Pyrococcus kukulkanii genome:
- a CDS encoding type II toxin-antitoxin system VapC family toxin: MAGGKVFFDSNVLIYHLSGIEDAKELIMMVELGEVKGLINPIVTSEVLFYYIRTKIKMRPYDIKRNPSIIEALNLTPVFELLSIFEILNVSGEVLSDLDAVIKKYDLLPNDAIIAATCRHYGIDKIATFDEDFERVDFLKGRR, from the coding sequence ATGGCTGGGGGGAAGGTATTCTTTGATTCTAACGTTTTAATTTATCATCTTTCTGGCATCGAAGATGCAAAGGAGTTAATCATGATGGTTGAGCTTGGGGAGGTAAAAGGGTTAATAAATCCAATCGTTACTTCTGAAGTTCTGTTCTACTATATAAGGACTAAAATCAAGATGAGACCTTACGATATCAAGAGAAATCCATCTATCATTGAAGCTCTTAACTTGACGCCCGTGTTTGAGTTACTCTCGATATTTGAGATCCTTAACGTTAGTGGGGAGGTGCTCTCAGATCTTGATGCTGTTATAAAAAAGTATGATCTGCTACCTAACGATGCAATAATAGCTGCAACTTGCAGGCACTACGGAATTGATAAAATTGCAACCTTCGATGAGGACTTCGAGAGAGTGGACTTTCTTAAAGGGAGGAGGTAG
- a CDS encoding 1-deoxy-D-xylulose-5-phosphate synthase has protein sequence MEVKNLKTLLIIIILSISIFVACLKYSQYERIKQKEIELNKTLELIESDLQAYKLEYNRTYRSYLNQKLSREDIENAIKRVLFLKNKLIELNASKEDIKSVDNCIKDVYTLQEEGKFYTALKQSRSCAIIASDSLGSILAVSDRIKLIEYAQEELRNLTIMKNEVEKEWKKILERGVNFTDYMVVGLIVEEDILKPEIFMNDSRNFLKRLQKMPNPQTPEEIENVTILGGWVGGYLEFARSFLEDARVLMTRVNSGNFSPNELQEDVYALRGYLLSIDIPCNSTKFMAAVACNWKEYNKKLGLMGAEREYYSAAIYYLLYAIAK, from the coding sequence ATGGAAGTGAAAAATTTGAAAACACTTCTAATCATTATTATTCTTTCTATTTCTATCTTTGTAGCATGTTTGAAATACTCACAATATGAGAGGATAAAACAAAAAGAAATAGAGCTCAACAAAACCCTAGAGTTAATAGAGTCTGATCTTCAGGCCTATAAGTTGGAGTATAACCGCACTTACAGGAGTTACCTCAATCAAAAATTGAGCAGAGAAGATATTGAAAATGCCATTAAAAGAGTGTTGTTTCTTAAAAATAAGCTCATTGAATTAAATGCTTCGAAGGAAGATATAAAGAGCGTTGATAATTGTATTAAGGATGTATATACCCTTCAAGAGGAGGGCAAATTTTACACTGCTCTAAAGCAGAGTAGAAGTTGTGCCATTATCGCTTCAGATTCACTTGGCTCAATCCTTGCAGTTTCGGATCGTATAAAACTAATAGAGTATGCCCAGGAAGAGCTTCGAAACCTTACCATCATGAAAAATGAAGTCGAGAAAGAGTGGAAAAAGATACTGGAGAGGGGAGTTAATTTTACCGATTACATGGTAGTTGGCCTCATAGTAGAAGAAGACATTCTCAAGCCAGAAATCTTCATGAACGATTCACGTAATTTCTTGAAAAGACTTCAAAAAATGCCAAACCCTCAAACTCCAGAAGAAATTGAAAACGTCACTATATTAGGAGGCTGGGTAGGAGGTTACCTGGAATTTGCCAGAAGTTTCTTGGAAGATGCGCGAGTGCTAATGACTCGTGTTAACTCCGGTAACTTCAGTCCAAATGAATTACAGGAGGATGTATATGCACTCAGGGGCTACCTCTTAAGTATTGACATTCCATGCAATTCCACGAAGTTCATGGCTGCAGTGGCGTGCAACTGGAAAGAGTATAATAAAAAATTGGGGCTTATGGGGGCAGAGAGGGAGTATTATTCTGCGGCAATTTATTATCTCCTATACGCAATTGCAAAATGA
- a CDS encoding antitoxin AF2212-like protein, translating into MQKIEAIYEDGVFKPLKKVNLKKRAESNNSCISEHYREDLRSNKTRQKGSR; encoded by the coding sequence ATGCAGAAAATAGAGGCTATCTATGAGGATGGCGTGTTTAAGCCCCTGAAAAAGGTGAACTTAAAAAAACGGGCAGAAAGTAATAATTCATGTATTTCCGAGCATTACCGAGAAGACCTTCGGAGTAATAAAACTAGACAGAAAGGAAGTCGATAA
- a CDS encoding helicase C-terminal domain-containing protein, whose amino-acid sequence MPEYFPYQSLRPHQEEFINLVKEAVKSGKNLIIEAPTGFGKTISVLAGVLPYAISLGYKVIYLARTHKQMDRVIEELKAIRKVGNVSGVEFRSRKDLCLHKYIQTFSPDAYTSMVVCKSLRKLGKCKFYENLKEKKDRVKEIVEFFLERPCFPWEILEYSELLDLCPYEVTRKIGEKANVIVASYLYMLNPRIRQAFMDSLGVDYSDLIVIFDEAHNVPDQAISTLSDRLSVRSIERAIREAHEYGEDEIENFLSIFLRGLEVLYKKRLENYESSEIPIRPQEVFEHPMLVLSYSPRDLTEIINYMIEIGDAIREDKIERNLPPRSYVGRVGEFLWNWLSVGNREDYIHLFSRERGLALELVALDPSVALEFVNEVHSAIFMSGTLSPLEAFRDIIGVNAEVKKFPRMVKRENAIVLVARDVSTRGEERSPSLYRKIAEYIFEAVKIIPKNVGVFTASYEVLEGIISTNVHVKIEEEIGKRVFIEKKDASSSENDAMVREFKLHAKKNGAVLFGVMGGRNSEGQDYSGDEMNGVVLVGIPYARPTPRVQAQIRYFEKKFPGKGRYYGYVLPAHRKLAQAAGRVHRSAEEKGSIVILDYRVLWNNVKKDLPDWMVETMRPVTLPLMKIKLRRFWRSGGGGV is encoded by the coding sequence ATGCCGGAGTATTTTCCATACCAGAGCCTTCGACCCCATCAGGAGGAGTTCATAAACCTAGTTAAGGAAGCCGTTAAAAGCGGAAAGAACTTAATAATAGAAGCTCCTACGGGCTTTGGAAAGACAATAAGCGTTCTGGCCGGAGTATTGCCCTATGCAATTTCCCTGGGGTACAAGGTGATCTACCTAGCGAGGACGCACAAACAGATGGATAGGGTTATAGAGGAGCTCAAAGCAATAAGGAAGGTAGGAAACGTTAGTGGAGTCGAGTTTAGAAGTAGAAAAGACTTGTGTCTTCACAAGTATATTCAGACGTTCTCCCCAGATGCTTACACGAGCATGGTCGTTTGTAAAAGCCTGAGAAAGCTCGGGAAGTGTAAGTTCTATGAAAACCTAAAGGAGAAGAAAGATAGGGTAAAGGAAATCGTTGAATTCTTCCTGGAAAGGCCGTGTTTTCCCTGGGAAATTCTTGAATACTCTGAATTACTGGATCTGTGTCCGTATGAGGTGACGAGGAAAATCGGTGAGAAAGCTAACGTAATCGTGGCAAGCTACCTATATATGTTGAATCCCCGGATAAGGCAGGCCTTTATGGACAGCCTTGGAGTTGATTACTCCGATTTAATAGTGATATTTGATGAGGCCCATAACGTTCCCGATCAGGCAATATCAACGTTAAGTGACAGGCTGAGCGTAAGAAGCATAGAAAGGGCAATCAGGGAGGCTCATGAGTACGGAGAAGACGAGATTGAAAACTTCCTCTCGATATTCTTGAGGGGACTAGAGGTACTGTACAAAAAAAGGCTTGAAAATTATGAATCCTCCGAGATCCCTATAAGGCCCCAGGAGGTCTTTGAACATCCCATGCTTGTCCTCTCTTACTCTCCCAGGGATCTAACTGAAATCATAAACTACATGATAGAAATTGGGGATGCGATAAGAGAGGACAAGATCGAGAGGAATCTACCTCCAAGGAGCTACGTTGGAAGGGTAGGAGAGTTTCTGTGGAATTGGCTCTCCGTTGGAAATAGAGAGGACTACATCCATCTTTTTAGCAGGGAAAGAGGGCTCGCTCTGGAGCTCGTAGCCCTTGATCCCTCAGTGGCCTTGGAGTTCGTTAACGAGGTTCACTCTGCAATCTTCATGTCGGGAACTCTAAGCCCTCTCGAGGCATTTAGGGACATCATAGGAGTAAATGCTGAAGTAAAGAAGTTCCCCAGGATGGTAAAAAGGGAAAACGCAATAGTTTTAGTTGCGAGGGATGTTTCGACGAGGGGAGAGGAGAGGAGTCCCAGTCTATACAGGAAGATCGCCGAGTACATTTTTGAGGCTGTGAAGATAATTCCCAAGAACGTGGGTGTTTTTACGGCTTCATACGAGGTATTGGAGGGAATAATAAGTACCAATGTTCACGTAAAGATCGAGGAGGAAATAGGGAAGAGGGTATTCATAGAGAAGAAGGATGCAAGCTCAAGTGAAAATGATGCCATGGTTAGAGAGTTCAAATTGCACGCAAAGAAAAACGGAGCAGTTCTCTTTGGCGTCATGGGAGGGAGGAACAGTGAAGGTCAAGATTACTCAGGAGATGAAATGAATGGTGTTGTTCTAGTGGGCATTCCCTATGCTCGGCCAACTCCGAGGGTTCAAGCTCAGATAAGGTACTTCGAGAAGAAGTTTCCTGGGAAGGGAAGGTACTACGGCTACGTTCTACCTGCCCACAGGAAGCTCGCTCAAGCCGCTGGAAGGGTTCATCGCTCTGCTGAGGAAAAGGGGAGCATAGTTATCCTTGATTACAGAGTCCTGTGGAATAACGTTAAAAAGGATCTCCCCGACTGGATGGTTGAGACCATGAGACCAGTGACTTTGCCCCTCATGAAGATCAAGCTTAGGAGGTTCTGGAGGTCTGGTGGGGGTGGAGTTTGA
- the ndk gene encoding nucleoside-diphosphate kinase: MEEVERTLVIIKPDAVVRGLIGEIISRFERKGLKIVGMKMIWINRELAEKHYEEHKGKPFFNALIEYITKAPVVVMVVEGRHAIEVVRRMAGATDPKDAAPGTIRGDYGLEIGDAIYNVIHASDSKESAEREINLYFKPEELFEYCKAADWFYKEKRKAKC, translated from the coding sequence ATGGAAGAAGTGGAGAGGACTTTGGTGATAATAAAGCCTGATGCTGTTGTTAGGGGACTAATTGGTGAAATAATAAGTAGGTTCGAAAGAAAGGGACTAAAGATCGTTGGGATGAAGATGATTTGGATAAACAGAGAATTAGCAGAGAAACACTACGAGGAGCACAAAGGTAAGCCATTTTTCAATGCCCTCATAGAGTACATTACAAAGGCTCCCGTAGTTGTAATGGTCGTTGAAGGGAGACATGCAATTGAGGTTGTTAGGAGAATGGCCGGAGCAACTGATCCAAAAGATGCCGCCCCAGGAACTATTAGGGGGGATTATGGTCTAGAGATTGGCGATGCCATATACAATGTAATCCATGCAAGCGATTCAAAAGAGAGCGCTGAAAGAGAGATCAACCTGTACTTTAAGCCCGAAGAGCTATTTGAGTACTGCAAGGCTGCTGACTGGTTCTACAAGGAAAAGAGAAAGGCAAAGTGCTAA
- a CDS encoding type II toxin-antitoxin system HicB family antitoxin, whose amino-acid sequence MRGIELFVESRKFQVVLEPQPEGGYVAYVPELPGCLSQGETEDEVLKNIREAIELYLEVKDSRH is encoded by the coding sequence ATGAGGGGCATTGAGCTTTTTGTCGAGTCAAGGAAGTTCCAAGTAGTTCTTGAACCTCAGCCGGAGGGAGGGTACGTTGCCTATGTTCCAGAGCTCCCAGGATGTTTGAGTCAGGGAGAGACCGAAGATGAAGTCCTTAAGAATATAAGAGAGGCGATAGAGCTGTACCTTGAAGTGAAAGATTCAAGACACTAG
- a CDS encoding MBL fold metallo-hydrolase codes for MIIEYGNLYLIELPLELKGYRKFIGSWVIKDLNAVVDVGPASTVKTLKRALDSLGVKVEYVLLTHIHLDHAGGIGHFLRLYPKAKVVVHERGVRHLVNPEKLWEASKRVLGEVALAYGRPLPIPEENIAKPPEGIEVVETPGHASHHQSYLFGEYLFTGDSAGVYLDVDGEVYLRPATPPKFIKELYIESLEKMISLGSKKICFAHFGMLENPKILERHKKQVELWVEVVRGNMGKGIDSIIEELLERDELLKPYEKLEEDIKFREMQGIVNSIKGIMEYLGERNEGH; via the coding sequence GTGATAATCGAGTATGGTAATCTATACTTGATCGAACTCCCCCTTGAGTTAAAGGGCTACAGAAAGTTCATTGGCTCCTGGGTGATAAAAGATCTCAACGCGGTGGTTGACGTTGGCCCAGCATCAACGGTGAAAACCCTTAAGCGGGCCCTGGATTCTCTAGGAGTTAAGGTGGAGTACGTTTTGCTTACTCACATCCACCTCGACCATGCGGGAGGGATAGGCCACTTCCTCAGGCTGTACCCTAAGGCTAAAGTCGTCGTTCACGAGAGGGGAGTCAGGCATTTAGTTAATCCCGAGAAGCTGTGGGAGGCGAGCAAGAGGGTTCTCGGTGAAGTAGCTTTGGCATATGGGAGACCTCTCCCAATTCCAGAAGAGAACATCGCGAAACCGCCCGAGGGGATTGAAGTTGTTGAAACCCCTGGGCATGCCTCGCATCACCAGAGCTACCTCTTTGGCGAGTACCTCTTCACTGGGGATTCTGCGGGAGTGTACTTAGACGTTGATGGTGAAGTGTACCTCAGGCCGGCAACCCCTCCAAAGTTCATTAAGGAGCTCTACATTGAATCCCTCGAAAAGATGATCTCCTTAGGGAGCAAGAAGATATGCTTCGCTCACTTTGGCATGCTTGAAAATCCAAAGATACTGGAAAGGCATAAGAAGCAGGTGGAGCTGTGGGTAGAGGTTGTAAGGGGGAACATGGGAAAGGGCATTGATTCGATAATCGAAGAACTCTTGGAGAGAGATGAGCTCCTAAAGCCTTACGAGAAGCTTGAAGAGGACATAAAATTTAGGGAGATGCAAGGAATAGTAAATTCAATTAAGGGGATTATGGAGTATTTAGGTGAAAGAAATGAGGGGCATTGA
- a CDS encoding ASCH domain-containing protein, whose translation MEWEMGLQEEYLELIKAGKKKIEGRLYDEKRRQIKPGDIISFEGGRLKVRVKAIRVYKSFREMLEKEGLENVLPGVESVEEGVQIYRQFYDEEREKKYGVVAIEIEPLEE comes from the coding sequence ATGGAGTGGGAGATGGGGCTTCAGGAGGAATACCTTGAGCTCATAAAGGCCGGGAAGAAGAAAATTGAGGGGAGGCTTTACGACGAGAAGAGGAGGCAGATAAAGCCTGGGGATATAATCTCCTTTGAAGGAGGGAGGTTAAAGGTCAGGGTCAAGGCAATTAGGGTCTACAAATCATTCAGGGAAATGCTTGAGAAAGAAGGATTGGAGAACGTTCTCCCTGGGGTCGAAAGCGTTGAGGAGGGAGTGCAAATATACAGGCAGTTTTATGACGAGGAAAGGGAGAAGAAGTATGGGGTTGTGGCGATAGAGATTGAGCCTCTAGAGGAATAA